The Amphiprion ocellaris isolate individual 3 ecotype Okinawa chromosome 12, ASM2253959v1, whole genome shotgun sequence region aaGAAGAGTGAAGTTAACAAACAGGTGTCAAGTTTGCTATTAAAGTTTGCATTATTTCAACTGTACAAAAgatattcttttcattttatcaaCCTTAGCAAAACTAGATGATAAAAAATGTCGGATATATGTGTAAAATGCAAATATCTTGTTTCCTGACCTTATTATGTTTACAGTATTTAGATGTTATaccattttttattattattggtacTGCTATTTTTATACCTAATTACCTTGAATAACTTCTCTCTAATTGTCAGACGTACAGAAAGATGCTTCGTCTGTGGATCCAGATTTTTCTGGATCTCTGTCAGAGTCCCAACCAAAGACTGTCTTCCCTTCTTACCACCGCGAGCCGAGCTACTTTGAGATCCCCACCAAGGACTTCCAGCACCCCAAAACCTCAGGGGCGGAGCTCCATGAGATCCCCACGAAGGACACGGACACGCCCCCGGCCCCACCCTCTCCTCCCACTCCGACCCCGCCCGTCGTCCAGAGTCACGCCTCCTTCACCATCGAGTTCGACGACTGCATGCCCGGCAAGATCAAGATCAAAGACCACGTCACAAAGTTCTCCACCCGCCAGAGGAAACCTCAGGCTCCACCCAGCAAGACGACCATCATGGCTGCACCTGCAGATGTGATGTCAGCAGAGAGCAAAGTGGCTGATTGGCTGGTCCACAGTGATGTCAGCATGATGAGGAGACGTCCACCGTGTGAAGACGTTTACAGCACCAAGAGTGACCTCGCTATGAACATCAAAACCCTCAAAGGTGAGAGTCTCTCCTGGGATCAGTCACATTAATGGGTCATATTGGAGTTTTCACAGAGCGTTCGTCCATCACAATCAATGTTCAAGTTTATTCATATTTCCTTTATGATGGTGAACGGTGACGGCAGTGACGGCAGTACCAAAGTGCTGGGCATCACCACCTTAAAACTTTTTGAAGCTTTTTAGGTTCCCCAGAGCATAAATCTTAATGATTATCTTGCCCACTACTGACCTTTTGTGTAGCGCCACTGGCCTGTCCAGAAATGTCAATTTTTTATAGTAAATGTTTAAACCTAAGCGgaacatttctgtaaaatgttGTGTTATCATTGCTGCTCTGCAGATGTGATGATGAATCCATtaagttttacaaaaaagaagacaaatacTTAAATTATATTTCACTTGTACGTGTAATTGTAATCAGGCTATTTGAAGCTTTCTCAATCTTGATGTTTTTGCATTATGCCCAGCAGTTCTGCAGCTGACAACTATTTAGGATTTGCAACATAAAAATTCTATTCGGTGTTAACAGTTGAAAGCTGCTCAGAGCTACAGGTTCAACTGTTGAACTTAAATGGTATCTTCTGATTAAGAATCATAATCAGAAATCAGAATCAAACAAGAAATTTGATGTGGTGATTTGGTGCATAACATTAAACACTGACAAGTAGAAAGTTTTTAAAGAAGGATAGAGGTTTTTAAAGCAATGGTTGCAAGTCAAATAAACGGTAAGTGTAGCAAATCAGAGAGATAATAAGCAATAAcaagtaatacaaatatttatagTGCGCAGGAAGTGCACATAGTACATGGTGTAAACATTTACCACCAAGCAAAGGTTTGATGCTTCTCTTCATGTTACCAGGTCACCATCATGAGGATGGAACCCAGAGTGACTCAGAGGACCCGGTTCTTAAAGGGAGAAGTAAATCTCACCACTCTGTCCACTCTCACATCTCCATCCAGTCAGAGCAGTCTGAGGTGTCCCAGCAGGACGTCCAGTCAGGTCAGCCTGTCcactgtcagctgcctgctccAATGCAGAAGCTCCACCAGCCACTGCAGTACTCTCCCCCCAGACAAGCCCCCGCCTCACCTGTGGCCCCCGAGCGGCCTCTGTCCCAGAGCCCTCCTCAGGCTCCATCCCCCACAGAAGCACCCAAACAGGGGCCCCCTGAGCACCTAACCCAGCAGGCCTTCATCATTGAGTTCTTTGATGACAACCCACGCAAGAAGCGGTCGCAGTCCTTCACGCACAACCCTGCCCATGCGGACTCATACTCTGCCCTCAAGGCCAAGCTGGAGCGCCGGAAAGGTGGCGAGAGGCCGGCATCTGTGCACGGTCACATCCCTCCTACCCAGCAGGTGACGGTCCCTTTGAAAGGTCAAGGCCACAGTGGGCCCCAGAGGTCAAGCTCTCTAAAAAGGGAGAAGACGGAAGGGGAAGCAGCTTCGTCAAGTTCTTCCTCTCGCTCCTCATCAGGCATCGTCATCAGACCTTTTGGCAGCGTTGGGAAGAAGTCGAAGCTCGCCCAGGAGTTTGCTGCTGAATTCCTGAAGGATTCAGGTCGTAAGGACTCCTCCCCAACCAGGGAAAAGACATCACCTCCACCAATGTCGGCACCACCGGTAATGATGTCGCCTCATCATACAAGGATTCCCTCTCCTCAAGAGCCTCCAGCACCTTCCTCAGTCTCCTACCCCTCCTCGCCCTTACAGCCCTCAGCAATGTCAAAGGCCTCCGTCCCAACCAGTGTTCCTGGCAAGCAGGCCTCTCCAGTCCCTCTGTCGGACCCTACCATGTCCCCTATACTACCCCTGGGCATCCGTGGAGGAGACCCCAAAGGATCCCCGAGGATGATGAGGAACGAGGAGGACGACAGTCTGAGTGATGCTGGGACCTACACCATCGAGACAGAGTCACAGGAcaaagaggtggaggaggctcGCAACATGATTGATCAGGTGAACTCACAGTGACCATGAAGTGTGAGAGTGTTTAGCTTTACAGATTACTGTGTCACGTAGCATTCATGGTTTCTActgttggtaaaaaaaaaaatttaaaaaacatgccTTTAATAGTCCTGAGCAGTGAAAGGCATAGAAACAGCTCCATGAATAATTGCTCAGATCAGTGTCATTGTTACCAAAATATAAAGCTATTCAGGTAAAACAGCAGTTGGTCAATAAACTGGCGATGGTTGCTTCAGTTGAGAAAGATAGCAGATTCCCTTCCTTGAAACTCTTATTTGTTCTGTTGCAGTAAGTGTGACGATAGGCTACTAGTTTTTCATGTTCACCTTACTGTTGCAGCTAGCCAGCTATCATAAGGGCAAAACACAGTCAAACGTTACTTTAGAGTTCCTTTGTAGGGTTGATGGTATAGGGAACATAAAAGGTCTGATGTGTTGAATCACTTATTCTCCTCTGTTTGTCCTGATGACCTTCCCCTCGCTGCCTCTCCTTCACTCAACTGGCCACTTTGCAATAAAACTATCATAAAAACATTGTCAACATTGTAGAAGTGATCAGGGACTCTTGCTTTTTAGTGACAAAAATTGGTATGATCTGAAGCTAACTTCATATGAAACCAGCTTATATAAACTATGCGTCTTAATTGGCCTTAGGGATGCATGAAACCTCTTGTCCTTGTTGCTCCTTCCTGTTGCCGTGGTCCTACCCCCATCCTCATGCATGCCCTGTGCTCTGACAGGTGTTTGGTGTCCTCGACTCTCCAGAGTACAGTGGTGTGAACACAGGAGTGTATAGACCTGTAATAAATGATGGCAAGGATGAGCAAGCTAACCTGCCTAGCGATGGTAGCACTGTGGACCCTTTGCATGGCTTTATCCCAGCTGCTATCAGCGGCCCACCAACAGGCCCCATACAGGTAAAAACCTCTGGAAAACTGAATCAGAACCTGGAAGAACACCTGTGTAGCATGCTCTGAACCCACTGCATGCAGACGGGTGTTGTTATTCCCTGTTTCTCCTGTTACACACAGTCTCTGTTGGACTCTTTGTTCTCACATTTctattgtttggttttgtttttttaggtgcCGGCTGCAGCAGGTCTGGAAGGACCTAAGTGGGTTTCCCGTTGGGCCAGTCTAGCAGACAGCTATGCCGAACCAGGTTCCACTCCACCTCAAGGGGAATGTCTAGAAGGTGCTGTTAAAATTCTGTCAGAAAATAACTTCAACATGATGTGGAAAGGGCTGGGTATCAAACATTTATGGTTTTCCACTCAGCATGAAAATAAGATCTGTATCTGATCACTATTGTCACAGTTCTGAAATCATTTATTGTGATTATTATGATTCATTTGTGTCTTTAAGTGAAGACAAAaccaaaatgatacacaaatcaGATCATATAGATCTTCTGTTGTAAGGTGGAAAAGAAGCACAAATCTGCATGTTATGatattttttcttgaaaagAAAAACGGTCACATTATTATAGGCaatttttagaacaaaaatCTGAAGAATCTGAAATTGTTTTCATAGATCTGCGATTCATGAGCCGGTCGATGGGAAGTTACAGCTATGACAACTCAGAGTCAGAATCAAGCCACAGCTCAAGGACAAGAAGGCTGCTACCCCAGGTGCCTCCAGAAAAGCTGGACAGTGTTGCCCCGAGCATCCTCATTCGCCATGAATCTTACCAAGGCCAGGAACCTCTGGATAGAGTCTCTGGTCCTCCACGCCCACAGGACTCCACCCAGCGCCTGTCGGTTCAGGATGACGTGGATCCAGACAGCCTGAGTGATGCCAGTCGCTCAGATGACACACCTGTTctggagaaaacaaagaagagtCAAGCCAGGACCGGAGCTACGTCTCCAGGAGCCGCAGTTCCTCACTTTAAAGGGTCAGAGAAAGTGTCTCCATCCACCAAATCCACCTCCTTCTACATCGGTTCTGGAGACCATCCAGGCAAACCTGATCCGGCCCGAAGCCCAGTACAGTCTGAGAGGACACGTGACCCCCCGGCAAAAACTCCCCCTACCACTGTCCTGATCCGACACTTGAGTGGACATGAACCCAAGAGGACAGGTGTCAAACCCAACAGCTCTGCTCCAAACCTGCAAACACAGGACAAGGATTCTGTCCCCACTAAAGACGGCTGCATGTCGTCCTTTGTCCGGCAAGAGAGCTTCACCAAAGACCGGCCCACCGATACTGTCCAGATGAAGAAACTTCCTCACATCTCCAGCCACCCGTCCATCAGAGACATGGAGCAAAGGAGGGAAAACATGCAGGACACACAACCCTTCCTCCAGGAGGCTGAGGGGACTCTGTCCTCGCTGGACACCAAGTTCCCTTCCTCTGGTTCAGGTCGTAGCTCAAAGAAGGGAGGCTCCTCCAGTCACATGGATGACTCTCTCTCTGGTGAGTCGGATGTGGACACAGCGAGCACCGTGAGTCAGGTGAGTAGCAAAAATGCCCCAGTCAGCACCACTTCTAAAAAGCGTCCCGCCATCAGCAGCCTTCAGAAGGAGAAGTCCTCTTCCAGCCCATCAATCCAAGAAAAGGGACGGCAACTCAGTGCCCGCGAACGGCTTTCTGAGAAACGCCGGACCCAGGTGACTGCCGATGCGTCAAGCAAAGCAGAGGCAGCAAAGCGCTTCCAGATGCGCCGCAGTGCAGGAAACCGTGGCTCTCTGGATCTCTCTGAAGGCCAACAGGGTTCTGGTCCACACTGGACTGAAACAACATCATCTGATCATGAAACTTCCCGTCCATCCAGCCGCAGCAAGAAAATCATCGCCCCTCTTCAGAAAGAAGACAATGGAAAGACGCCCAAGACGGCGACTCAGCAGGTTCTGACACGATCCAACAGCCTGTCAGCCCCACGGCCAACCCGGGCGTCAATGCTTCGTCGAGCGCGCCTGGGCGAGGCCTCAGATAATGAAGGTGCTGAGACTGACCGGGGCTCCCAGAATTCTGACCATATCACTGCACCGGCCAAAGTGTCCTCCGAGGGGAAGAAGCTGTCCAGGCTGGACATATTAGCAATGCCCAGAAAGAGAACTGGTTCTTTCACAGCTCCCAGCGACAACGAGACGTCCTCCACAGGCCGGTCTGGTTTCTCCAATCGGAACTCTGAGTCTGTTGTCACCACCAGGAAGACATCGGTGGGCGACGCCCGGCAGGCTGCCAGTAGAGGGGGAGGGGCTCCAGGGAAGCAACCATTGACCCGTACCCGGTCCAGTGGAGCCAAGTACCCTAGCACTGGTGAGTCTTGTGTTTTCAGCTCTTTAGAAATGCACCATATTTTGGTCAAAAATAATCTTTCCCTTGATGTCCCTGTGCTTCTTTAGAATGTTGTAATCTGATTGCTTGGGTTTTTGACATCTGTACCATGCCTCTAGAATAAGGAACGTAGGGCGACCCTGCTGTGACCAAGGCTGATTTCCAGGTCACATTAATGCGAGGTGTTTTATTTGCCAAAATATGAGGATTCACTCCTTTCCAAGGGGATTTACTACCATTGTTGTATCATTAAATCAACTGGTCAGTTCTAATCTAAGCACCTCACtgcaaaagtaaaagaaaaactccacatctAAACGAGCACGATGACGACAgtatttaagaaacatttagaCTGACTAAATATTGTCTATTTCATTTAGTAATGCAGATTTCAAAACATCCAGATAGAGTTTAGAATTTGCCAGAGCTTTGCCAAATCTCTTGCATTTGTTTATTGGGGCATGAGgctgagtttatttttattattttaatgtcttAAGGACAACAAACCTCACTGTAAATCTATATCCCAAACAAATTGTGGGTTTATGTGGGATATACCTCAGAGCTTTTCTTCCAGCTTATCAGTAATGCAGCAATACAATGTCTGCTTCACAGATATCCCTTCACTGTAGCTTTTGCTGCCTCTTTTCTGTACTGTGCTGTCTGGTGTTGATGTGCATCAAATGAGACAACTCTGTGTGACCCTATTCCTGTATGTTGCGCTTTCCTTTGAGAAATATAAACCTCTTTTTCTCTTCGTTAAACAAAAGAAACTCCCTTTAAGTGGCAGTACAGCAACAACAGACATACAGTCCACCGACATAAATGGTGATTTAAATCAGGACCTATCTGATCAAAGAATAAGTCAATAAGATAATCTGATCAAACAGATAAATCTACATGGAACACACATTTGAtagataaaaatgtaatgagGTTTAATACCCAGATATTACTGAATTAGGATGGTAAATGGCTCTCTCCCACTGAAAGCACCACAGCTGAGCACAGATTTGTGTATGCAGTATTTATCTGCTACATTAGAGGTTTGTGTAAACCGGCTTTGTTTTAGCATTCTGTTGGGAACGTCTGCCCTTTTACCATCCTTGTGGATCACATCACTTCTGTCCCTGCCGAGCTACTGCTTTCGAGCCATTGGAGTCTGTTTCTGTCGCTATGGAAACACAGCTTCCCAGCATCAGTCTCCTCAGTCATGTTCAGGAATTAGGATGTGGCTGTGCTCCGCTGTATAAATCCAGATCCTGACTGAAGCTAAGAGCAAATGCCAACGCAATCCAATGATactgtggattcattttagTAAATTCTGACCAACCATGAGGCTGCTGCCATGCAGACACAATCTGGTGTTGTATCACATTCAGAACAGTGCAGTTTAATTCAGCTACTGAATTAATCCAAGAGTGATACAAAATCCATAAGTGTGATTCCGATGTCTGAATTTATCCAACACATTCCACTTCGCCTGCATTCAGCTGCACAGCAACAGAGTCTGAAGCTCACTGATTGGATGTTTCATGAAGCAATGTTCTGTGGGATTTGTAGGTGATTTTTCTTCCCCAAAAACTCTCATGGATGCAGTTATTCAATTATGTTGATGTCAGTATCTCATTGTTTGTATTGATGATTGACTCCGGACagttcaaccctctgaaccctgaggagtttctgggcatttttttgctcctgtcacatttttactccccGTGCGTTCATTCTTTCACTCTAACATATCGAGAACTCAAGAATATCTTGTGAGCAGTATAACCGttgtaatgccataaatcataaaacaagAATAACATTAAACTGGCTTTcttcaattatttatttcacaaaaattgaaaaatcctGGAGTcaacatgtgcaatatttgtgcccacaggtgttaccaatagtAGGAATAAGTGGTTactctacatactacagatacTTCAGTTTCTACAtgttaattttgttttcaataCCGGTCTCGcatctgctctgtataaacataGTCTGCAAAAATAGTCCTGGAATTTTTGCCATGTGACTGGCAGTTGCATTGAGTCACGAATGGTTTTAATGTAGCACAAACGAGCACAAAAGTTTTTggattttacagaatctgaatAGATAAATTGCCCATTTTTTGCAAGCTTTGAAATGagagatttaaaataaaatggctttgatgaaatatcccgattttaagattttgttaAGTTTTCCGACATTTCCAATTCccactttgttttctgttgtttttggctccaataaatgatgtaattttggcaacgtttgaaaaaaaaattcaatctttatttaaatatcAAGGAATCATTGAAAGCGTGCCATCATTTTCAATGATGTTGAGAGTACAGtcaaaacagaataaacaggGCAAACATCAAACAATGGAACACAATTAAAATCAGCTACATTCATGAGTGGAGATGTTTGTAATCAGTCATGGTTTTATAATGGTTAATGTCCATCACAGTGCTGGAAGGATCACCTGATGCTGGAACATGTACCATGCAGGAGTTCTGGATCAcaatattaatctataatgaaatattttcagGTTCCCGTCGCAGACAGAAGGGTTCGgacttttcctcttcttctgagGAAGAATACGAGACAGGTGCCGGCACTTCCAAAGCCAAACGCTCCTCCCATCCACCCACCTCCGCCCAGACGCCTCGCAGCCATCGGTCAGCAGCCACGAGAACTAAATCTGTCTCCCTGGAGACGGAGGAGGACGAGGATCAGAATGACATTGACCCTTACCAGAACTGGTCCACGCACAGTGCTGAGATTGCTAAGTAAAAATGCAATGACATATTCAAATATATCTTTCATCGTAGCTGCCCGGTTGTCACTGGCTTCTCTGTGGTGCCACTTGACGTCACTCAAACCTccatgtctgtttgtgtttccaccacAGGCTCAGTCAGGATCTGGCCAAAGACTTGGCCATCCTGGCGAAAGAAATCCACGACGTTGCAGGGGACGGGGACTCGCCGAGCTCCGGCATGGGCACCACCACCTCACCCAGCTCACTGCCCAACACGCCGGCCTCCACCATCTCTGCCAGGGAGGAGGTGGGCCATGACCATTCCTCATTCCGCCACAACCACCACACATACTTCAGCTTCTAAAACTGGGAACACACAACAATTTTAAACTTGATGATAGCAGTGAACTGTCAAGTGACCAATAGGGGGCAGTTTGTGAAGTACCAAAGATGGCTGGTATCATGAGATAATGTCAGAGTTTAGGACTAAAATTTCTTGAACTTGTTCATGTATTCCATTTCTGAActgcaaaaatgtgtttgtgatgttgATCACCATCATAAATCTAAGCAGTCAGTCAGTAACTGTGCACCTGTGTTCCCAGTTTGCATTATGGGTCTTCATTGTGTTCATCTGTCCATCATTTGTATTGATTATGACACTGGAGTTTACTCAGGGGAAAAGTCTTGTTGAGTTTTGGTTGCAGGTTGAATTGCAGGAGCTTCGTCATGCTTTCGAGTCTCATGATTCATTTCTCTGTTCTGCTGCACAGACGCCATCTTATCCATACTTGCGTGGGGTTCGACCATCTCAGGTGTCTAACTCTGACTCATCACTCCTACTGCCCTGTGATTGGTTTTCCTCTTCCCATCACTGATCCTAACACTCCCCTCTCACTGGTGTTGGATTGTTTTAAAGCACGTTTGATTTCTGATTTTGAGATTTGAGTAGTCCTTTATGGAAGGTCACTAATGACAAAACTAATGTGCTAGCACAAAACAAATTTAAGCTGGAATCAGTCTGCAGGGTTGAGGTTTTTAATGGACAGCCAAAAATTTCAGTGTACAAACCCAACAAAACATAACTCTAACCTGCCCTTAAAGGTCCTCAGGatgaagactctctctgcatctgtgatttacagcacagagaaaaacagttgACCCCAAGGCAtgagaccaggactttctatcacttctaactttctctctaAGCGATCATTCTTTATGGAAATCCCTCTGAATTCACATCCCAGTCGTTAATAACACATTTAGTGATTTTGTCAGACGATGTAGAAGTTAAAAAATCAATAGTTTAGCATTGCAGAACAGCATCGTGAAAATGGCTCAGAGGTACCTGCCAGTTAACATTTATTCTTAGCGtgctgcatttcagtcactattttttagacttgttctgttgtctgacaacagaagcagaaaaaaattataaataagaAAAGCTTTACTGGGATCTGGCTGTATGAAAACACAGTAtaagtgagcacagagagcagaaaatgagcaaacagatgtaaacagtgACTGGGTTTAATTCGCACTGAAACACTACAGGCAACCTGAAAACACTGAGACCCAACCACTtcttgtttattggtttcagATTGGTATTAATGTTTCCATCATCTGTGAACTTTCCTCAACTTTACTGATTCCACAGAATTCTGACCTGTGGACATATAATCAGAGCTAATAGTAAGTTAGCAACATTAGCCACATAAtgtgctaacactaaggattttcCTATTTTTGTGGTGACATTGCCATCAAAAGTACAAGTAATTCACTAGATCAAATGCTGGAAGAGCGtaaagactcttgtgttcataAACACcagaacatttggtgtgttttgcttgtggctgagacattttagagttgaCAGAAGCAACTCTGGAAAGTAAATATGATTAATTAATTCAACTGTAATCAGTCCAACTCCATACATGACTCTACTATACCTGACCTAACGCTACCcttctttatttaaccagacCTGCTGAAACTCCCCAAACTAACTGTATCTTAACATACCCAACCCAAGCCTACCCAAGCTTACCTCTGCCTGCTTACTGTCCTGATCTACAACACCTGGCACCCTCTGTTCTATGTAAGAAACTGATCCCAGCCCAGTTTTACTCCACTCTGTTCTACCCAACATCACCCTGTCACATCTGTCATGACCCAGCACCAGCTACCAGTATAATCAGATTCATCAATCAGTCTTCTTGTCTGCCAGTAAGAAAATAGGATTCTAAGTGTCCTTAAAATGATGCTAGAATCTGTCCCCACTCGCTGCCCAGTCTTTATTTCCACACAGATTCCAGCTCAGATTTGTTTTCAGCTCACTCCACAGTTTTGTTGTTGATGAACTTCCGCTGACCTCCACCGTTAATGAACTGGTTTTTGCTGGTTTGGGGACAGTTCATGGAGCTGTGGCTGGTGACCAGTTGGGTTCTCCTGCACTCCCACGTCTCCCTGTTGTTGTTAACGCGCTGTATCCCAGCAGTACTAAAATTCACTGCATACACTGTTGCCCTCCACCATTGCAGCTGCATGTTGACTTGGTGCATGCGTTCACAGAGCACCGCCATCACTGACCGGCTGCTCGCTGGTTTGATGATGAATATTTAGTGGTTGGATCACCGGAGCCAGACTTCCTCTATTCTCTTTCCAGCTGGTCCAACATATCCCTGAGGCCAGTTTAAACTACCAGaaggttcctccaggttctactgCTGTCTCGGACCTGGACGCAAATATGAATGAGCCAGACCCCAGTTCTAAGCAACGGCGTCCGTGGAACCGTGAAGAGGTCACTGTCTAATCCCAACGAGGCTACGTTCACACCGCAGCTCAGTGTGTCTAAATTTGAGGTTTACGCAAGAAGTTTTTAGACCctgtgaatatatttttaaatatattattaattatgaaTTGAACAGATACAACTTTTTGCCCAATATATGTCGTAACCAGCAAGTCTTAAAATTAAAGCTAGCCACTTTTTCTGGAAATCAGTCACAAACTTGTTACATGTGCACTTTGAAATGAATGTTAACAAAAAGTGATTAAAATTTgatgttagatttttttaactgttatacatcataatgtaaacattttatttaaaaaaaaaaaactaagttaaGCTTTGTTAGATAAAAACATTAGTAAAGTTTATTCCACAGCATCTTACCACTTCAGCAGGTTTCCAGCACCTCATCTTTCTTTGCATTAATGATGAATTTAGCCTCTCTGCTCTGATGGGGGCACCAACAGCCCCCCCCTAGAGGCTGCACTGTTCTTTACAGTCAGAGGTTAAATTAGGTTGGAG contains the following coding sequences:
- the cep170bb gene encoding centrosomal protein of 170 kDa protein B isoform X5, with protein sequence MSVTSWFLVSSSGTRHRLPREMIFVGREDCELMLQSRSVDKQHAVINYNPTTDEHLVKDLGSLNGTFVNDLRIPDQTYITLKLSDIIRFGYDSHVYVLEKSQHKVPEEALKHEKYSSQLQMSLKASEGKKSEPEDRPKGEKTLSSKSLTQEAPVCRPTPLYGQPSWWGEEDYGSKVQTSDGSHPDVQKDASSVDPDFSGSLSESQPKTVFPSYHREPSYFEIPTKDFQHPKTSGAELHEIPTKDTDTPPAPPSPPTPTPPVVQSHASFTIEFDDCMPGKIKIKDHVTKFSTRQRKPQAPPSKTTIMAAPADVMSAESKVADWLVHSDVSMMRRRPPCEDVYSTKSDLAMNIKTLKGHHHEDGTQSDSEDPVLKGRSKSHHSVHSHISIQSEQSEVSQQDVQSGQPVHCQLPAPMQKLHQPLQYSPPRQAPASPVAPERPLSQSPPQAPSPTEAPKQGPPEHLTQQAFIIEFFDDNPRKKRSQSFTHNPAHADSYSALKAKLERRKGGERPASVHGHIPPTQQVTVPLKGQGHSGPQRSSSLKREKTEGEAASSSSSSRSSSGIVIRPFGSVGKKSKLAQEFAAEFLKDSGRKDSSPTREKTSPPPMSAPPVMMSPHHTRIPSPQEPPAPSSVSYPSSPLQPSAMSKASVPTSVPGKQASPVPLSDPTMSPILPLGIRGGDPKGSPRMMRNEEDDSLSDAGTYTIETESQDKEVEEARNMIDQVFGVLDSPEYSGVNTGVYRPVINDGKDEQANLPSDGSTVDPLHGFIPAAISGPPTGPIQVPAAAGLEGPKWVSRWASLADSYAEPGSTPPQGECLEDLRFMSRSMGSYSYDNSESESSHSSRTRRLLPQVPPEKLDSVAPSILIRHESYQGQEPLDRVSGPPRPQDSTQRLSVQDDVDPDSLSDASRSDDTPVLEKTKKSQARTGATSPGAAVPHFKGSEKVSPSTKSTSFYIGSGDHPGKPDPARSPVQSERTRDPPAKTPPTTVLIRHLSGHEPKRTGVKPNSSAPNLQTQDKDSVPTKDGCMSSFVRQESFTKDRPTDTVQMKKLPHISSHPSIRDMEQRRENMQDTQPFLQEAEGTLSSLDTKFPSSGSGRSSKKGGSSSHMDDSLSGESDVDTASTVSQVSSKNAPVSTTSKKRPAISSLQKEKSSSSPSIQEKGRQLSARERLSEKRRTQVTADASSKAEAAKRFQMRRSAGNRGSLDLSEGQQGSGPHWTETTSSDHETSRPSSRSKKIIAPLQKEDNGKTPKTATQQVLTRSNSLSAPRPTRASMLRRARLGEASDNEGAETDRGSQNSDHITAPAKVSSEGKKLSRLDILAMPRKRTGSFTAPSDNETSSTGRSGFSNRNSESVVTTRKTSVGDARQAASRGGGAPGKQPLTRTRSSGAKYPSTGSRRRQKGSDFSSSSEEEYETGAGTSKAKRSSHPPTSAQTPRSHRSAATRTKSVSLETEEDEDQNDIDPYQNWSTHSAEIAKLSQDLAKDLAILAKEIHDVAGDGDSPSSGMGTTTSPSSLPNTPASTISAREEVILDNLMLNPVSQLSQAIRENTEQLAEKMKVLFQNKAEVWEEIEAKINSENEVPILKTSNKEITSILKELRRVQRQLEVINTIVEPGGSLQTAAVGTSSLGQTRTSSREKKPAAKPRGSTSASNANESTKRPPRGPDGGHYMA